In Terriglobales bacterium, one genomic interval encodes:
- a CDS encoding HIT domain-containing protein has translation MDHIFTPWRYQYIKDAAASEAAGCVFCRLAESKDDRAAHIVHRGEHCYVVLNIFPYTTGHVMIVPYAHVDELRKLPEAPSAEMMQLCRSMEDVLRQLYSPEGINLGMNIGRAAGAGVASHIHMHVLPRWVADSNFMTTVGETRVLPESLDTTWERMKKLF, from the coding sequence ATGGACCACATCTTCACGCCGTGGCGGTATCAGTACATAAAGGATGCCGCCGCCAGCGAGGCCGCGGGGTGTGTTTTCTGCCGCCTGGCGGAGAGTAAAGACGATCGCGCGGCGCACATCGTGCACCGCGGCGAGCACTGCTACGTGGTGCTCAACATTTTTCCTTACACGACCGGGCACGTGATGATCGTGCCCTACGCGCACGTGGATGAGCTGCGCAAGTTGCCGGAGGCGCCCTCGGCGGAGATGATGCAGCTCTGCCGCAGCATGGAGGACGTCCTGCGGCAGCTATACTCGCCCGAGGGCATCAACCTGGGGATGAACATCGGCCGGGCGGCCGGCGCCGGCGTCGCCTCACACATCCACATGCACGTGCTGCCGCGCTGGGTGGCCGATTCCAACTTCATGACCACGGTCGGAGAGACGCGCGTCCTGCCCGAGTCGCTCGACACCACCTGGGAGCGCATGAAGAAACTCTTCTGA